The following proteins are encoded in a genomic region of Arachis ipaensis cultivar K30076 chromosome B02, Araip1.1, whole genome shotgun sequence:
- the LOC107623281 gene encoding nuclear pore complex protein NUP62-like — protein sequence MIEIIKEWNTELQERTGKFRKQANAIAERDRRILKNRDVLLRLEIEAAKVVETQSNMERQLELIETHQQEVDKALQSMEEDEAASTRECMSSLN from the exons ATGATAGAG ATTATCAAAGAGTGGAATACTGAGTTGCAAGAGCGTACTGGAAAATTTAGGAAACAGGCTAATGCTATAGCTGAGCGGGATCGTAGAATTTTGAAGAATCGTGATGTTCTATTGAGGCTTGAG aTCGAAGCGGCAAAAGTAGTTGAGACACAGTCAAACATGGAGCGGCAATTGGAGTTAATTGAGACTCATCAACAGGAG GTTGACAAGGCTTTACAAAGCATGGAGGAAGATGAAGCTGCTTCTACAAGAGAAT GTATGAGCAGTCTGAACTGA
- the LOC110269136 gene encoding uncharacterized protein LOC110269136: MDHLLVFTRKITWKLYMAKFPRPRAKKMVKQSTQLKELKTETQQPQFKELEIKVERQISAIRVVRDVDIERLLMELRLVRSCFNEEQLRKPMLQRMGNSM; this comes from the exons ATGGATCACCTCTTGGTGTTTACAAGGAAAATAACATGGAAGCTATATATG GCAAAATTTCCAAGGCCTAGAGCGAAGAAAATGGTCAAACAATCAACTCAATTGAAGGAACTTAAAACCGAAACGCAGCAACCTCAATTCAAGGAGCTTGAAATCAAAG TGGAGCGTCAAATCAGTGCAATTAGGGTGGTTCGTGATGTTGACATCGAGCGATTGTTGATGGAACTTCGTTTGGTTCGATCGTGTTTCAATGAGGAACAACTCCGGAAGCCAATGTTGCAG AGAATGGGAAATTCGATGTGA
- the LOC107626637 gene encoding uncharacterized protein LOC107626637 has protein sequence MELKTETQQPQFKELEIEVECQISAIKVVRDVDIERLLMELRLVRSCFSEEQLRKPMLQVFEETLPNLSIVKDEENGKFDVKWKERGSRMSTTCGGVGRDLHTSLFQRLWIAFPSECPSSVPQCGGFEYSSNTGSV, from the exons ATGGAACTTAAAACCGAGACGCAGCAACCTCAATTCAAAGAGCTTGAAATCGAAG TGGAGTGTCAAATCAGTGCAATTAAAGTGGTTCGTGATGTTGACATCGAGCGATTGTTGATGGAACTTCGTTTGGTTCGATCGTGCTTCAGTGAGGAACAGCTCCGGAAGCCAATGTTGCAGGTCTTCGAAGAAACCTTACCGAATCTCTCAATTGTGAAAGATGAAGAGAATGGGAAATTCGATGTGAAGTGGAAAGAGAGAGGGAGCAGAATGTCCACAACCTGTGGTGGTGTAGGAAGAGATTTGCACACTTCTCTGTTCCAGAGGCTTTGGATTGCTTTTCCTTCGGAATGTCCTTCTTCGGTTCCTCAGTGTGGTGGTTTTGAATACTCTAGCAATACTGGTAgtgtttag